The genomic stretch CTGATTACCAATATTTTTACCAATATTTATaccaatataatttataattttccCAATATTTATACCAATATAATTAccaatatttactgtatgtacagtacacaataattttacatgaaaaatggggcttacagtatttttttatttaaataattgttcaatgtattttaattaaaatgacttttaacatttaaaataactactatCAAACTGTAAAGCTTGTATTTAAGCTTTGTATTCAACCCAGTCTCTGTTAATAGCGCTACAGTATGATGTATAATTGTGCTTCAAAACTTTCTTCAGTTTAAATTTTCTACTACAATACACGGGCGgttgttaaataattttgtttttatatcgatgtgaaatgaattcatttaACAGTCCTGGTATATAGTGTTATTTTGCTGACGTGTCgtttttagaataaaaagtattacatCGAATTATGTAATTGGCCAGCGAAGAAAGTCTCCGACATCTGGAGATGCCGCTATAGTTGCACATGGCGGAGAAAGACTGTGGCAGATGCCGCTGTAGCCGTGGCATGTGGAGATGCCGCTGTAGTTGCACATGCCGGGGAAAGACCAGACCGTGGCATCTGGGGACATTTTAAAACGTCTAACGTGGCATAATGCAttaaactgtgtttttaaaGGACCAAACTCAGTAAAGCATTATTAATAAAGCTTACTACAGCATGCACAACAATTTTAATTACGCATTAAGCGTCTTCCTCCCACTATGCATAAGGAAAACGCTTAACGTGGTTTAATGCCTTAAGACAGCGTTTTTAAATGACCAAATTGAGTAAacccattatttaaaaaaagcatatgaTGTACAAATAAGCAAATGAGTCCAGAATAATAACACAAGGCGGTTAATTACGCGTTAACGTGGCTAATTGAATTAAAagggtgtttttaaaaataccaaactcaataaacattattaataaatcaaccATACTATACAGATAAGTAGATATGAGCCCAAAATACGAAAGGAACACGTTTAATTATGCGTTATGCGTTTTCCTCCGACAGAAAACCCGTAATGAAGAAAACACCTAATGTGGCTTAATGCCTAagacagtgttttaaaaaaccAAAACTGGGTAAATTAAATCATACTAGtatgcataatttattaataatgtgtttatgGAGTTTTGCATTTCAAAAACACTGTCCTAACGCTTTAAGCCATGTTAAGCCTATTCCTTACAGGAGAAAAACGCTTTACGCGAAATTAAACGCAACGCATCTGTTGTGTGTACATggcatgatttattattaatgtgttaattGATATTGGTCTTTTAAAAAACCGTTTTAATGTATTGCGCCAcgttaaagtgttttaaaatgtcgcGGCATCTATAGAGATGCCGCTGTGTCCGTGGCTTTTGAAGATGCCGCTGTAGTCGCGGCACCTGCCGGAGAAAGACCGCGGCATCTAGAGATGCCGCCGGAAGTGCCGCTGCGAGATGCCGATGCCGCAGTTTGAGCCAGTCCTCTCTCTTACAGATAGTCCACATCGCGATTTGATTGAAGTGTAATGACCGgcttttgattcattcattcaaactttgacaaattcagtGAATTCCTCGGAAATCACAGGGCGATACAAAAACATTCGAAAacattcaacatgaaatgcaaaatttacttttatctgaaaagaggactttggaccacatataccactatatatatatatatatatatatatatatatatatatatatatatacatatatatatatatatataatcatacatttctatttgcattaatgttccaaacattttagaaatcaagTTAGAGACATCTACCCTAAATAATATTGTCTTGAGCAGACTAAACAAAAGATGAATCACAGATTCTTCCACAAAATCACGAGTTTCCTATATCCACTTCGAACAGTTCAAATAATTCTTTATCAGGTTAAATtctgtgtaatattttaaactttaaacttttactTTCTTACCTATGAAAAACTTACTTATTAACCATACTTTCTTCCACtcaatgttttcatatttagatGACCAAAAGACTGTTGAGCACAGCACATAAACTTAAATTTAGCAAGTAGGCTATTTGAATGACGTAAAGGTACGTTTCAACCCACAAACTTCCTCTTTCCCTTGTAAGTAAATTGTAGACTGTCGACGTCATGGATTTCCAGTCAACTACCGCTATTCATTCACGAACGGATACTTTATTTAGTCAGAAGAACAGCTGTCTTGAGGTAAGGTTTACGGCTTTCTCTTTTTATTCGAGAATATTTGAAGTTATTGACACAATCTGCTCATAAAACACGTAGCCACGTACAGTTTTTTGTCACCGAACTGCACACCGCAGTAGATATGCTAACCATATCAGAGTAACATCCGTGTATAGTTATATAATATGTAACTATACGTTTTACGCTATAAACGCTAGTAAAGGTATTGTTAATTTAGCCTAgtcaaaatatatatgatataaagGCTTGAATAGTCTTTACCAGAGGATGCGCTATTTATATAATACGATACATATTGCAATTTATGCAGAAGCGCTTGCTATGTTCTTGTTCTTCTTCttattgttgttgctgctgttattattatattattattattgaacctATAGGGTAGACGGTCATCGTAGTAGTCTATGATAGAGTCACGTTGATAAGTGTCATTTCAAgataaatttaaatcaaataccGCAACATTTACAGGCTACTGAGTCACATCCGACCGCTATGCCAATTTGTACTTTTTACAAATGCAATATAATTGTGAAAGTGGGTCTACGGGATGAATGACCTGACtcacttttttttacaagaaatgatactctaaaacCCTAAATATTTGTACATTACCTAAATACCCTCATTTAAGAGTGATAGAAAAAGATTCTTCCTTTCATAATGGCAGTTTTTGTCTTTACAGTGTCATTTCAGAGCAGAATGTCCAGCCTGTATCACACTATCAGTCAGATCACTGATGAGCTCAGCACAGATGAATGTAAGCGGGTCTCATACCTGTGCGGCGCTCTTGATATAGACAAGTTCTCCACAGATCCCAGAGGGATGTTACAATCTGTGCTGTGCCAAAGGAGAATTGACAACACGTTTCTCATGGAGCTCATTCTGAAAATAAGACGCTATGATCTGCTGAGAGAGGTGCTGAGCACCAGCAAAAGCACGGTTGAGGGACTGCTAAAAAATGGCCATTCTGTATCAGAATACAGGTAATGCTCTCTAGTTCCTTCTGTGAAACTCCATTTATGCACAGTATGGGGTTCAAGAGAATGTTTTAACCTGGACGTTGTGTTTTTAGAGTACTGATGGCTGATGTTGGTGAGGACATGGACACAGAGGACCTGAAGTCATTGACGTTCTTACTGAGAGGCACTTTACCAAAACATAAACTGGAAAATGTCCAGGTATGATGTGTTCTTCAGCTTTTTGCTGAATGTTTCATGTGTGGAATTGAAATGAATTTTTTGAAACATATATTTGCAGAGTTTTTTAGACATTGTAGTGGAGTTGGAGAAGCTCGACCAGCTCTCTAGTGAGAAGATGGATTTGATTGAACAATCCCTGAGGTCCATTCACAGAGCTGATCTAGCTAAAAAGATCAGTCAATACCAGCAGACAGGTAAGAATTACCAGCTTTGTGTTGTTGTGTtagatattacaaatatataatacagcCTATAGTAGGTATAATACGTATTTGGCCTGTTGTCTCATTCAGAGGGGTTTAGATTACAGTATATTACTTACATGGtaaatggtacatattagtaccttttaAAAAAGGTACTGCCTCAGGGACagtttttgtgtctttgtttctgAGAACTAACATAAGATTTGCTTTTAAGATACAACGATGCATACGTCATGTGCAGTATTTGGATTTAGTTCCTCTTTCCTATAGTTTCTTTTCTGTTGCGTCATTACTAATAAACTCTGTGGGGTTTTTAGGGGAACTGAATCAAACTGTCTTCTTTCTTAATAACCGAGAACCACTTTTGCAGTGCTAATGATTAAACAAGGATCTTCGCCTCAAGACAGACTGCAGTTCAGCAGAATGCCATTGGTGAGATTTCATTTGGATGCTTTGTCATAGATAGTACTACAAATGTTTCATATTTCAATACTCTTTACTCAACTTTTGACTGTTTGTGTCATTCACAGCCAAACAGCTCATTTGCTATTCCATCAGCTTCCTGTAATGCCAGGCCGGTTTCCAAATTCTGTGGTGAGTTCAAGTAAATTCATTTTGAAACAAACAGAACAAGGAAATCCCCTgcctgtcaaaagtttggacaaaCTTCTTGTTGTCTCTTCATTACCCCACCTCCTTCCAATTTCCAGTATTACTAAAGTCATCAAAGCTAGAAATAGTGCTAACGAAGGTATGGGAACAATAAAGTGACCAAAATTGGCTGATTTACAGACAAAGGGTAACAGAAAGTTAAAAGCAACATGATGCATTCAGATTTTCAGAAGGTTTTCCCAATGATTGTCTTATTAATTGTCCTAAGTAACActagtttgtttaaataaaaaatgcactcATTTGGCCAATACATTTGTGAAGGTGAATTGCTAATTAAATGTCATCATTTTCAGAAGCGTGTGGGATGGGGGCTGAGGTGATGCCCCCATTGCAAATCTGGGGTTTGCGTGGCTAAACGTGCTACTGAGCATTTCTTTGAAACACTTTGCTCAGACATTTACTAGTTGTAAACAACTTTAGGGGAATTCTAACATAAGTTTTTTGTGTACTTAGAAGATACTTGGGTTTCTCGTGACTCTAAACTagaaaaatatactaaatatgtatatttagtcAGGTGTGCCTAACATTTGACTGGCAGTGTGAAGTGTGTtgtgtataattatataaatattgcttaatttcaatacattttgtgtttcgtttatttatttatgtatttatttatttttagataaaccGACAGGAGTGAAGAAGGAACTACTTGTCTCTAACTCCTATCGTCAggtaaatgtatgtatttattaattaattaatttctttttactgCATGGATATTCTTATGAattagaaatatgtttgataTGTATGATATGCTTTAAAGATATACTGGAGTGGaaatcaaaatgataaatattgttatatactTATCGCTCAAAATTTGAAGGAATATTAACTGTAGGTATATCACATACTAGTTGTACaggcatttcaacaaaaaccttTACTGAACTgtcaagcaattccagctgcagtgttgaaccgattccccattgagagactctgcattatcctgtcttctcatACATTTGTCTTACGTGGACGACCAGCCTTTTTAAGGGACTtaaatgaattagtgtcattaTAATCCTGCAATATTCAAGAGATCACACATTTGGAATGACAAACTTCTCTTGCAATGGCTGAAGGTCTTTTCTCTTTGgtcttcatctggacaacctcctgtTGCAGACTTTTAATCACCTTAGAACAGCCCGCCATCTTGCAATCTtgcaaaaacctttattttgtggaaaagtGATCAAAATAAGTGAACAGTAGCCACTGTAGCACGAAATAAGATTTCAACTAAAATTTTGGTGGGTTACAGCTGTTAGAGATTAGTAGGAACTGTAGAGGCccttgctttgaatgacttAAGCACATCTGCGGCCGCAGGATAACATTAGTTTCTCACACTGTGCTGGTGTGATTTTGGTCTACTCTTCTTCCATAAAGTTTGGTAACTGTAGTGGGTTTCTTAGCCATAACTTTGTCGCCAAATATTTTCCAGAGATTTACAATCGGGTTTAGATCATTTTTAGCGTTCTTTGCTTCAAGGAACCGCTTTATCCATTTTGCAGTGTGATGGAGgcattgtcttgcatgaaaGTTGCAGGAATTGAAGGAggttctgataaacatttgcattcaccctGCTTTGTATATGTATTAGAGGCCCAACTCCTGCAGCAGAAAGCATCCTCCACACCATGACACTTTCTCCTCCACCTTTCACTTCTTTACACACTTGGGCTTCAGTCTTTTCTCAGTTTGACGGTGAACAAAATGTTTTCCATCAGACCCACATTTattaaacttgctctcatcactaaagtgaacttcGGACAAGTTTTTGTCTCTCCACAAAACATGTTCCTCAGCAAAGATAAGCTTAGCCTTTTCATTCTTTCTGTTGATGAGAGGTTTGGTCACTGCAAAGTGCGCTTTCAGTCCGACTTCATTAAACATGCTCTGACAGATCCTTaccctgttcagcactgaactggcaagcaattccggctgcagtgctgaacccattccccattgagagtctGTGCATCCTGTCTTCTCTTGCATTTGTCTTACATTGATGACCAGCCTTTTGGGGGGACTcgaatgaattagtgtcattgtaaagctgcaatattcaagaaatcaatagatttgaaatgacaaagttctcttgcaatggctgaaagggtcatcccgttggccttcatctggacaacttccTGTTGCAGGCtttcagtcaccttagagcTTCTCACCATCTTACAGtctcagtgaaaattggagaaatgctgccagttaaatagggtttgtcatataataATGGAAATTAGCACCAGTCCAATAATTTGGAGGTATCTGGAGgagttctctaattttgatcagaaTTCTTTTTCTCTAAATacaattaatgattaattatgAAAATTGCTTAAAACAAACTGTCCTTCTGCTCctgttaggataacttcaaaTATGACTAATCAGTGACCTTGACATTTAGGAAATTTAAGTTGTTcactaattttgatctccactgtatttATCTGTTCAATACAAGGAGCACTGATGCTCGTCTGGTTCATTgtaaaattacagaattttaattaaaacaaaacatttcttttctttgacCGTTTggttaaaattacagttttacatttaggataatattttgttaattccAAGCACTTTAAACATTCTAAATGTTTGGCAAgcaataacaatattttatagtaACACGTCGTGGGTGCAAATTCTAAATATAAGTGAAACTGTTAATATAGGTGAGAATGCCGCTGTGAAAGATTGTTATCAAGTGTTGAATGTGGTCAAAACAGTAATCTGTAATAGACCAGTGGGTCAAAATGACGTGTTGATTTAATCTCTTTCAAAAGGAGGAAGTGTACAGTATGCGGAGTGAACCCAGAGGAGTGTGTCTAATCATAGACTGTGTCGGCACTGAAGGAGGTAAGAAATCACGGATCTTATGTAGTTTCTGCTACCGTTTGAAGGTTTGGCgtctgtaagattttaatgtttttagaagAAGATTCTTATGGaaactaaggctgcatttatttgatcacaaatacattaaaaacagtaatattgtgaagtattattacaaattaaaataacagttttcttcttgaatatattttaaaatgtaatttattcttgtgatgccaagctaaattttcagca from Labeo rohita strain BAU-BD-2019 chromosome 9, IGBB_LRoh.1.0, whole genome shotgun sequence encodes the following:
- the LOC127171351 gene encoding CASP8 and FADD-like apoptosis regulator isoform X2, which produces MSSLYHTISQITDELSTDECKRVSYLCGALDIDKFSTDPRGMLQSVLCQRRIDNTFLMELILKIRRYDLLREVLSTSKSTVEGLLKNGHSVSEYRVLMADVGEDMDTEDLKSLTFLLRGTLPKHKLENVQSFLDIVVELEKLDQLSSEKMDLIEQSLRSIHRADLAKKISQYQQTVLMIKQGSSPQDRLQFSRMPLPNSSFAIPSASCNARPVSKFCDKPTGVKKELLVSNSYRQEEVYSMRSEPRGVCLIIDCVGTEGDELEQTFKALHFHVIIHKLLSWRDMLSTLREVAHQKGHYRASAFVCCIISRSHSSNLLGTEPNGPGLNLNAVRQLFTSELCPGLAGKPKLFFIQSYNVSEPQRCAEFMGCEDEVSGELETDGPVVLCCTRSIPVDADIFWSHCWTKGEQLEAPKHQSVYLKALRSFLTEGQKRRTNLVDVHMSVNRAVYKHNHKSPESSYFLNVRHTLRKILYLS
- the LOC127171351 gene encoding CASP8 and FADD-like apoptosis regulator isoform X1 — protein: MSSLYHTISQITDELSTDECKRVSYLCGALDIDKFSTDPRGMLQSVLCQRRIDNTFLMELILKIRRYDLLREVLSTSKSTVEGLLKNGHSVSEYRVLMADVGEDMDTEDLKSLTFLLRGTLPKHKLENVQSFLDIVVELEKLDQLSSEKMDLIEQSLRSIHRADLAKKISQYQQTVLMIKQGSSPQDRLQFSRMPLPNSSFAIPSASCNARPVSKFCDKPTGVKKELLVSNSYRQVNEEVYSMRSEPRGVCLIIDCVGTEGDELEQTFKALHFHVIIHKLLSWRDMLSTLREVAHQKGHYRASAFVCCIISRSHSSNLLGTEPNGPGLNLNAVRQLFTSELCPGLAGKPKLFFIQSYNVSEPQRCAEFMGCEDEVSGELETDGPVVLCCTRSIPVDADIFWSHCWTKGEQLEAPKHQSVYLKALRSFLTEGQKRRTNLVDVHMSVNRAVYKHNHKSPESSYFLNVRHTLRKILYLS